The genomic region AAAACCAAAATAAATTAATCCAGTATAAAAAACCTTGTCAAAAAATTCATTTCAGGGACACATTTACAAAAAAGAGACTCTCTGTGTCAAAgattttctaaaaatgactaagGGGTCGATTTTCCCAAGCACTTGGGTCCAAAAAAGCGCATAGTCGCGCTATTTTCCTGTTGACTTAGGTGTGGGGTTTAGATGCACCTGGGTAATTTACATGCTTTGGGCAGGGAAACATGTTGCATGTAAATGACCCTTAAGCACACCCTGCCACTGACTTCAGTGCATTTTTCACTATGCGCTCTACAGGGCTGCATTAAGTCACATGCCTCTataccaggggtctccaactccagtcctggagggccaccgtccagtaggttttctatcctaccaggcttctgatgagtcacacctgttcctggtatttgcctgagagcaggtgtggcttctgatgagccagagtatagttagagtatggaatagtcttcctgctagtgtagcacaagctaaaaccctgggttcctttaaatcagagctagataagattttaacaactctgagctattaattaagttctccccaaacaagcttgatgggctgaatggcctcctctcgtttgtaaatttcttatgtcttATGTAAACAGCTGTGCTAAAATTAATAAGTAAGGAATAACTGAcaacgggccgttgaattattagaaaataatgcacacccgaggcggtgatgcggccacgacgcgaagcggagttttaataatttttaataattcaacggtacgcttatactacggttgccacacctcaagacatcgatcagatgatatatttcaagggattcgtccggtttttccacttaaatcgctattgtgagtaggattatttcttccgcatctcatccaacgactcttttgctagttccaaaacgtcattttaaagctggcaatggaggcttcagccgttgatagcagactaatgcagttaataatgaagttattagaaagagagcgagagagacagagacacagagaaagagaaacagagagagagagagagagagagcttgtatgaattaggctacctccgtgtgtccctcaacagtgttctgaagcaccgtctctaaactgtaagtctgctttaagatgcagcgctgttattacctcgctagtgagaaatgtcatgtgtagcctttaagttggtacactaggctaactaatactgctgcagcccagttgttgaaagtttcatattcaccgtaaatataaaaatttactttcggaaaatcgtctgtcatgttgttgtttttgttagtcctgcgtgctgtataggtactgtatgctaatttccgttattacagttaactatgcgaagtgatatggaactgtaatgcggtcaagagagctacctggaactacgttcgccgtgcgtttatctgaaaataattgcacacctcagaacgttcgtcagccaatcagattcaagcattcaacggtcccgtagtataaaacACCTTAAAATATTTTACACAAGTGATTCACAGGAGAGAAAGTGTGATGTCTGCAGTTCAAATGAAATATCATTGAAATCTGACTGCTGTTCTGTGTCTTGTATACCTTTTTCTCTTTGAAGTCACTTGGTAAAACCCATCTGAAGTCTTCAGTCTGAAGAATGAGTTGAATATTCCTGGAGCCAATCAGTTTGTACAGGTTGTGAAGCAAAAACGTCTGGATCCATAAATTCCTTGGTACGACTTCCTTCAATATCTGTAGAAGATCTTGTTTGTTCAACCCATGTGaatctgcatcttaaagcaaGAAAatacttgatttaattagttcacttttccattaaacacacagacaaaacATATATGTGACAAAACACATGTCATGACATAGGAGTTTAAGCCACCCTAGAAAATCTGATCCAGAGCTGAACTTTTTTATTACTTCAATCATGTATTCTTTCAAATGCCTTTTCAGAATGGAAACAGAGGCAACCCTTCACCCACTAAAAGGTAAGGTAATGAATAATATTGAATAGGCGCCTTGTATTGTGATAGGAGTTCTGACCCTTGATAAAACCCATCTGATCTGTACCCCCAATGGAAGGTACAACCTGCTCTGGCCTGAGAGCCACTATCTGGATCTGGATTCCTGTTTTACTTCACTATTAATATCATATTGGTTCTGTACATCAATGCTCTGAGTTTAGAATCTTCATATGATTAATTAAAGACCCTTAATATGAGTTTATTAATTTCCCCCTTCTTTACTTTAAAGAATTCAACTGGGAATCCATCCTTTCCTGCACTGTAAAACCAGATGAATTACTTCAACTCCAATAATTCTGTCTCTGCAAAATTGCACTTTATACAATATCATAACCATTCATGAGTATGATTATATTGCACTAATTTACCAGCACCTTATtcactgtgaatgtgtgtgtgtgtgtgtgtgtgtgtgtgcgtgcgtacaTATTTTGTTCTTTGGATTTTATTCTAAATTTTGTGTATCTTCTGCCGCGCTCCAACcgaaatctcattgtacttgtaCGACGACAATAAAGCATCTTTATCTTTATCTTTAAGGGTTTGCAATTTATGAAAAATGATTCCAGGTTGGAGTAGCAGTGCTGAAGAATCACAGGCACATCAGTACACCAATCGTTGTTTATAAAAAAGTATATTCCGTCGCCCTTTGACTTGCTGGAGAGTTCCACGTCACGGTCTGCGCGTAGTTGGAAACCTGCAAGCTGCAGCGCGAAGTCCGGTATGAGTCCACACAGCCACGTCTCAGTGAAGCACAGGACGGAAGATGCGGAAAAGTCACGCTTTCTCACCACCAGTATCTACAGTTCGGCCAGTTTCTTGCACAGTGATGGGACATTGGAGAGGAATATTGCGGGGAGCGGTGTGCGGAGCCCCTGCCAGCATAGGCGCACGAGCACACAGCCGCATTTGCTTCTCCTCCAAGATAGAAATGCCCTAAGATGCACTTTGTACTGCATTTTTTCCAAAATTCACTGCATACTATTCAAAATTCACAGTGTTGGACTGTTGCAGTACCTGAGGCAACTTGCCATTCGTTATTTTTTGATGTGGATTTGACTCCGATTCCTCCTGAACAATAAGAGTCTTTAAGACTTTAAGACTTGAAATTCCTACACATTTGAAGCACTGAGTGTGCAACCATCTCAAACCGTAAGGCGCTAAACACATCAGGATGCGCGTCTGTGGACTGAGCGCAGGAGTTGGAGCCGGAGAAGCGTGACGCCAGGCGGTATCAGTAATCTCTAACATGCTTTTCTCTTTTCTCACTTACTGAGCATTGCATGCTAGGTAATGTGCAAtttttataattaatataaaataaacaaacaggtgaAAACACTGAAAACAGGAATGCCACTTGAGGGCATATTCTTTaaatgatatttaataaaggTAAAAAGTCAGATTTACCTTTTGACACCAAACCTTCAATTACACTTGCCGCTACTGTGATGCCAAACCTTATTTTGGCTATGGTGTGCAGATCTTCATATGTCACTTCTGAAGCTGTGCGCTGAAATACATCCTGGTCAAAACAAAGGCTTTCTGTGGCCTTTGTTATCAGGGATTCTTGGGCTGAGGTGTAAATCTGATCCTATAAAACAATAAGCATTAATTAAGAAAGGAAATACTTAAGGGTGACATGCAAACAAACATATGATCGTTTGTTAATCGAGTCTTAACGAGAGTTATTatacttttgattttttttatattgttaatatttttatttttcattagaaATCAATTTTAGTGTTAGTGTGGatttatttgtttcattttaaagAGCTTTTATATTTTTAGAGAGAGTCTGAAAATTGTGTATTTTAAATTGCAGCGCTCGGCAGACCAAGGCATCGTGGGAGCAGCAGAGGACAAGGAGACTTGCTTGTCAGAGAATCTATGCTCTTTTATAGCAGTCCTTAACATGTCTACAACAGGCACCAAATGAGCACCAAGCCAAATACAAAGAGCAGAAACACGAGGTTGTCAGACGCTGAGCCATAAGGCGCACACACAGTGGGAGATTTACACAGGCTACAAACACGCGAGGAtcagacagggtacacacaagacacgggcaagCACACACGCGACAACAGGGAAATGCAActaacaacagcaacaatactgatacaACAGCGGCTATTTACACTTACACACGgggcattctgggacatgcagcCCGCCGGCGGTACAATATGTATTTTATATGTTTGATCATTAGAGAATCCTACATGAACCCAAAGTgcacaaaatattaaaatagtATTTGGAAGGAAAAGTGTTTGTTTAatttcttattttatttttgtattttatttcagtttaaataagtgttttttttttatagttttataGTCTCATTAATGATAAAAATCCAGGTGTTAACTAACATCCAACAtccattccatccattttccaaaccacttatcctactgggttacggggggtccggagctggccccccatcctgggttattccctgcctcgtgcccattgcttccgggataggctccggaccccccgtgacccagtaggataagtggtttggaaaatggatggatggatagttataGTGTCCCCTACCTGCCTTTGTTTAGACCGCTGGTGGACACTTTGTTTTGGGAGTATTCGAATTTAGTGACCAAAATTATAGAGATAAAAATAAgatcataataataaaagcgTTCCAGTGGCTGCACTAGAGGATCCCCTTTAAGTTACACTTTGCGTGTTTACCAGCCCTCCCTAAAGGTCCACTTACTGTAAAGGGTTACTGACCTCTGTACTCCGAACAACCATGAAGTAGAATTCGTCagtatttttttcatttgattTCACGGCCTCTTCGATAAACCGCTGCAGGTGAGGCTTCATTTGGTCCAATCTGTGACCAATGAATAACATTGCAGAAACAAATTAAATCTAGAAATTAATTAGCATATCAGTCTCTCACTTATTCTTTTCAACTATATTAAGGAGTAAACAGCATAAAAGAAAAGTGTAAATGTACTGTGCTGTGTTTGACTGATGAAGATTTACCCGCATCTCAGAAGGATTTTCAGCACCAGCGACTGTACAGCAGGGCTCGGCTCCATGCACTCGTGAATCGGGGACAGTTCGGTCGTCCTTCTGCAAACTTTGACTAAATCAAATAAACACACAACCAAAGGAACTGGtgaaaaatcatccatccatccatacgatAAATGTTTAATTCTAGTCAGTGCACCCATATTTTTAATTATAGTATATGGAGAAATGTATTGGAACACCTGGCAATTACACCTACTGGAATGTTTAAAACATCTCATTGAAAAACTGActggcatcaatatggagctgATCCCCCCTTTTCAGCTAAAACAACTGCctctcttctgggaaggtttttCACAACATTTTGGAGTGAGTCTGTggcaatttttgcccattcatccagaagagcacttGTGAGTTCAAGCagtgatgttggatgtgaaggcctatCTCAAAGGCCTAattcgatggggttgaggtcagggctctgtgtgggccagtcaagttcttctacACCAGACTCACACAAACATGCCTTTATGGACCGTGCTTTGtgaggcacagtcatgctggaacacaAAGGGGGCTTCCTTCCCCAAAGTGTTCTCACAtatttggaagcatagaattgtccaaaatatcttggtatgctgaagcattaaaaaTTCCCTTCACTGGAGCTCTGGGGGAGCACTGGGGcccagcccaacccctgaaaaacacccccataccattatctctcctccaccaaactgtaCAGCTGgcataatgcagtcaggcaggtaacgttctcctggcatctgccaaacccagattcAACcaccagactgccagacagagaggcgtgattcatcactccataTAAAACAGTCCCAGTGCTACGGACTCCAATGCCAGTATGCTCCATTCGTTGCATGGCACTGCACttagtgatgtgaggcttgcatgcagctcctCAGTAATGGAAGCCTATTCCATAAAGCTCTGAGTGCAGTTTTTCTGCtgaggttaatgccagaggaagtttggaactctgcagttattgagttaaCAGAGCTTcactatgcacctcagcactcCATGACCTTCCTCTATTACTTTACGTGGTCTGGCACTTTGTGACTAAACTTttgttgttcctaaacactcCCCCTTTGCAATACTACCACTTACAGCTGACCACAGAATATCTAGCGGGGAAATAATTTCATGAGCTGACCTATTGCAAAGGTGGTATCCTATGACAGtatcatgcttgaattcactgagcactTCAGAACGACCCATTATTTGACAAATGTTTGTAAGCCTGACTGCACGACTAGGTGCTTCATTTTATACACCcaggcaatgggtctgaatgacagACCAGAATTCAGTGAttgagaggtgtgtcccaataccttTGTCAATATGGTGAATTTGATATACCCTAAGATGCagttacagtactgtgcaaaagtcttaggcagtcaaaggaaatgttttaagctgtttatctgaATAGCAAGCGTATATTTTCTCAGAACAAAGTGCaattttaacattagaacagtaACAATAATTTCTATTGTTCTTCATcaagttattgatggctagaaaaACACCACTTTAGTTcgcaaacctctcctcagggacaCCCCGGCTATTCCAcgtatttattacatttcacCACTAGTTCCAGTAGTCAGTCAgttagttaaataactcaataGCCAAACATGGTAAAattcatgggtgtattggaCGGTTACTGCAAATCCTTggctggatttaggagagggtTTGAAACGGCTAAGCTATCAGACTTCAGCATGTTATCATTTTACAGcagcatgaagatcatttaaacatcattttatttcactGCCCTTGATTTTTgaacagtattttatttaacAATATTAACAATTATATGCACATATGTATACTGTACACATACGACAACTTTGATGAGCACATACAagcaaatataaaatattagaatgttaaattaaaaatgtgcaaaattagATGAATGTTGCATAAGAAAGTTTTTGTTTTTGGGTGGGTGATAGTAAAACATCAATTAAAGGGAGATATATATCATATTGTTTAAAGAAAAATGTAACACTGTGCATGTACCTTGTTGTGCTGAAGTGTTCCTTTTAACAAATTCCAGCAGCATGTTAATTATTATATCAGGCATTTTATGTTTGCTGTTAACACAGCACTTCAAGAGAAATTCCACAAAGAAAGAGTTGCACTTCCTTCTGAATCTGCTGAGTTTTCCAATGGTCTCCCTGGAAGCAAAAAGGCAATATTGTGTTCATAACTGCTATAAAACCACAGAAGTCAACCTGATATTTTTAAGTATctttttgtattattttcagtaataaaaatgcatGCTTGATATATAGCATCTACCCAATATCTAGTGTtacaaaaataacacattttagttTTATATGAGTCAGGTTGGGGTggcatggtcctgcagtggttagcactgttgcctcacacctctgggacccgggttcgagtctccgcctgggtcacatgtgtgtggagtttgcatgttctccccatgtcgtcgtggggtttcctccgggtactccggtttccccccacagcccaaaaacatgctgaggctaattggagttgctaaattgcccgtaggtgtgtgtgtgtgagtgaatggtgtgtgagtgtgccctgcaatgggctggccccccatcctgggttgttccctgcctcgtgcccattgcttctgggataggctccggaaccccccgcgacccagtaggataagcggtttggaaaatggatggatggatggattagtcAAGTTTCCATCACGGCAATAAAATAAACGAACACAACAATAATTCATACACACCGCTTCCCAGGGTCACATGGGTTGAGCTCAGTTATCTCTTTTTGACATTTGAGGCACTTTTCGGCATTTACTTCTTCCAGACAAGCCTTGCAGAAAATGTGTCCACACTGTAATTCAGCTGGGTCTTTAAATTCTTGCTTGCAGTATTCACAGTGTGTTATACCATCGCTAGAGTGAGAAAATACATTTAATGCAGCCTTAATGTCATTCCACATCTGCACTGCAAAACCTGCAGTTCACAGAGGAACAACTGAGGAAATTTGTTGCCTCAAATCATTTGTTTTGAAACTCAGTTTTTCAAGTTTCTTGAACTTGAACAATTTATTGAACACACTGAAAGATTTTAGTGGAATGAATTATAATGTCCCTGAATGTATTTAATTGTTCTCTTTctagctcgcttttcggagggaagttaatgccgtagtttttatgagcagtccgaaaatgccgctccacatttcccttcttcggaataacaatggtagactgacagatgaaacaaacgcacttcgaatatgaccttgtggggaaaaaatactcctcctttcattccgtatggaagtggtaggttattggcttcgtacttggtcctgctcccccattcagttttataccctctcttaagtttagtagaaataaattggaggcgactcggttgcttactggagttttgcagcagctggcgcggttgatcgcatcatccttcctctattttttatgtcatgcgatctactcagtctttgcgatcgaccagtagatcgcgatcgatgtattgggcacctctggtatagagacaaaaatgacaaggtgttgtgcaaataagataaataacaaaaggctatttaatctgtttattaaaatgACAATGATATAGAGCTCgtctatagtaaaggtaaccttacagtaaataacttctgctgtgatctgacgctatatagaaaatgtaataaaataagattaacttgaccttctgcgggggggcaccctaatataatgataggggaaacactgctgtttgtctgccataaaataaataaaagggggaattggaattgcatatgactatggagagaatggttggctatggtgaaaaaggtgtggacatttttactaattcacataagggacagcataaagggttgtttaattcagtatcagaggaattcatatatttgtgtgattatgataatcacactattataacttgattgtacatctcttgaattgaactaattacagtgtcatgtataacactgcactttttaatacattgtctggcagaacagactgcaaaactgtagtctcaatggaaagctggatgaaattcctagggtggcgtagtcagctgtccactgagtctacagttttgtagttcggtctgtcgcagtctggcgcagttggcaggatcatcgtcctgagagcagagacgcgtgttcagtgtgaatgactcttcagttgtttttctatttttaattacttttttattcctatccatgcctttttttctttttgtatgctcattatttagccagtacagctgtttttattgtagtcgaaaacaacagtgagtgccagtcactggcaaatcccttggttcctggttccactccatctgtcctctggtggtccccttgagctgtggaccctCAAGTACACAGAGTataaggtgcaatgaaccagcaaggttaccgctctgttttacaactcatgccaccctcTGTgatcagcacttctatcaagcagcaaggctgattcaaagcacactggtgaaagatgaggaatccagagaattgtcctgcttgactggcctacagaatcatcacatctccagcctatcaagctcatgtgagaccagcttcaccgtgaggtcagagaaaataccaagccagtcccacctctgggaatagcaggattgaaatttcccctaatattgtcataaacggacagctctaatggaaaaggactgcaaagctgtaattgctgcaaatatagttttcatacagtttgattcattgaaaatgaagaagaaacttattgcaatatttattatatcacaaagcagaaggcagcagggaaaagtaaaaaaagaatcaccccagatgggacttaaaaccacgatatccagctcagaaagtcagggccgtgggcgtttggccagtggggcaaccggcagacctgagcttatgaccgggacacttgactcacaatggaagctcagcaaattataagcaagcctgcaaaagtgacatgaatggatctgtgtaatctatggtaaaatgcatcttggggctgagacattaacactcacagtcgaggagaagatgacatccatccatggatctcaaatgcgctcatcgagtttccgctatgcctttggcatttaatgtttgtacttagctatagagtggcaggaacacaaatgaatgggaagttaataaagaaataattgcattacagcaatacgtcacacatgactatgtaagggaatagatgaaaccctgcatacatcactatagcagtgcaattcagtacgaagtgcactgacatgattcatatgatttctggtttgtttggaaaatttaggtccaccataagctatgcgttttatttatgatgcatattgatgacactatttggctgacacaatatcagactgaatttattttataattttaaaggtttaaatacaattctgggtgttggacatcctgttagccttagaaatctataatgctccccctcaagagagagtaaacgactgcagggcattacaaaggtccagaatggatttttcatttacagatgtcttctttgcctctcgtgaccagtatctcactccggaccagtggtggatctcgtactcaggcacagagaatgggtccttcctCCCCGTGGATTTCCGCATtccctcagccactgattccctccaagctgatgg from Brienomyrus brachyistius isolate T26 unplaced genomic scaffold, BBRACH_0.4 scaffold37, whole genome shotgun sequence harbors:
- the LOC125722178 gene encoding E3 ubiquitin-protein ligase rnf213-beta-like isoform X1 — its product is MPDIIINMLLEFVKRNTSAQQVKVCRRTTELSPIHECMEPSPAVQSLVLKILLRCGLDQMKPHLQRFIEEAVKSNEKNTDEFYFMVVRSTEDQIYTSAQESLITKATESLCFDQDVFQRTASEVTYEDLHTIAKIRFGITVAASVIEGLVSKDADSHGLNKQDLLQILKEVVPRNLWIQTFLLHNLYKLIGSRNIQLILQTEDFRWVLPSDFKEKKEKYAVNCEMLMVYGEIYDKTSFGNPISNTKKDIDENQEMLILCTTLKAVKLHIYGDDSLISVIKKHRKTDEKWKVPAQICDRMSEDHLKGVAQELALHASSLAHLVLHTALVAHLSSKPEMHLLRALCFHPSSAEVCATMHVLLLNICICDILYSLAKSMENMTNIGWWLLLSVPSDR
- the LOC125722178 gene encoding E3 ubiquitin-protein ligase rnf213-beta-like isoform X2, encoding MPDIIINMLLEFVKRNTSAQQVKVCRRTTELSPIHECMEPSPAVQSLVLKILLRCGLDQMKPHLQRFIEEAVKSNEKNTDEFYFMVVRSTEDQIYTSAQESLITKATESLCFDQDVFQRTASEVTYEDLHTIAKIRFGITVAASVIEGLVSKDSHGLNKQDLLQILKEVVPRNLWIQTFLLHNLYKLIGSRNIQLILQTEDFRWVLPSDFKEKKEKYAVNCEMLMVYGEIYDKTSFGNPISNTKKDIDENQEMLILCTTLKAVKLHIYGDDSLISVIKKHRKTDEKWKVPAQICDRMSEDHLKGVAQELALHASSLAHLVLHTALVAHLSSKPEMHLLRALCFHPSSAEVCATMHVLLLNICICDILYSLAKSMENMTNIGWWLLLSVPSDR